A genome region from Akkermansiaceae bacterium includes the following:
- a CDS encoding aspartate aminotransferase family protein — translation MLPEILTNVPGGKSHALAARLSAVECRNTTFLVDDWPIFWERAEGANVWDVDGNRYLDMTSGFGVAGMGYGFTGDALRGQSASLMHAMGDVHPARIKVELCEALSEITFGRWAGRKGKCLFGNSGFEAVEAALKTAVVATGRSGILSFGGGYHGLGYGTLLGAGIGWFREPFEGQLAAVTQRLPFPRTPGELETFSDDLWELDGLSIGAVLVEPVQGRGGIVVPPDGFLKILREWCDAVGAVLIFDEIYTGFWRTGKMFACEWEGVVPDLICLGKALSGGFPISACVGSAEVMDCWPPSAGEALHTSTFLGNPMGCAMALEALFRYREPSTEAMVRAAADRLREALEALVSLPCVREIRGRGLMMGVETDSGERALAAIKALLRSGIIALPDGPAGDVLAFTPPFCVSPEEIGFAVGKLRGLLER, via the coding sequence GTGCTACCCGAGATCCTCACAAATGTCCCCGGCGGGAAATCCCATGCCCTGGCGGCGAGGCTCTCGGCGGTGGAGTGCCGGAACACTACGTTCCTAGTAGATGACTGGCCCATTTTCTGGGAGCGGGCGGAGGGGGCGAACGTGTGGGACGTGGATGGGAACCGGTATCTCGACATGACCAGCGGCTTCGGGGTGGCGGGCATGGGCTACGGCTTCACCGGGGATGCCCTGCGCGGGCAGAGCGCATCCCTGATGCACGCGATGGGCGATGTCCACCCGGCGCGGATCAAGGTGGAACTCTGCGAGGCGCTCTCCGAAATCACTTTCGGGAGATGGGCCGGCCGCAAGGGGAAGTGCCTGTTTGGAAATTCCGGCTTCGAGGCGGTGGAGGCGGCGCTGAAAACGGCGGTGGTGGCGACGGGGCGGAGCGGGATCCTTTCCTTCGGGGGCGGATATCACGGCCTGGGTTATGGCACGCTGCTGGGGGCGGGGATAGGCTGGTTCCGCGAGCCCTTCGAGGGACAGCTTGCGGCCGTGACCCAGCGGCTCCCTTTTCCGCGCACGCCGGGGGAACTGGAAACATTTTCCGACGATCTCTGGGAGCTCGACGGGCTCTCCATCGGCGCTGTGCTGGTCGAGCCGGTGCAGGGGCGCGGCGGGATCGTGGTGCCGCCGGATGGTTTCCTGAAAATCCTGCGTGAGTGGTGCGATGCCGTCGGCGCGGTCCTGATTTTCGATGAGATCTACACCGGGTTCTGGCGGACGGGGAAAATGTTCGCCTGCGAGTGGGAGGGCGTGGTGCCGGATCTCATCTGCCTCGGCAAAGCCCTCAGCGGCGGATTCCCCATCTCCGCCTGTGTCGGCTCCGCAGAGGTGATGGACTGCTGGCCTCCAAGCGCGGGCGAGGCGCTGCATACCAGCACCTTCCTGGGGAATCCGATGGGCTGTGCGATGGCTCTCGAAGCGCTGTTCCGCTATCGGGAGCCAAGCACGGAAGCCATGGTGCGGGCCGCAGCGGATCGCCTCCGCGAGGCGCTGGAAGCCCTGGTCAGCTTGCCCTGTGTCCGTGAAATCCGCGGCCGGGGTCTGATGATGGGCGTGGAGACCGACAGCGGCGAACGCGCCCTCGCAGCCATCAAAGCCCTCCTGCGCTCAGGGATCATCGCCCTTCCCGACGGGCCTGCGGGGGATGTGCTTGCCTTCACCCCGCCATTCTGCGTCTCTCCGGAGGAAATCGGCTTCGCGGTGGGAAAACTGCGCGGCTTGCTGG
- a CDS encoding GIY-YIG nuclease family protein has product MPASTWSVYIIRCGDGSLYTGIATDVERRFSEHLSQGPKAARYLRGRLPLEIVYRREVGNRSEASKEELRIKRLGAKAKHALVSAG; this is encoded by the coding sequence ATGCCCGCTTCCACCTGGTCGGTTTACATCATCCGCTGCGGCGACGGATCGCTCTACACCGGCATCGCCACGGATGTGGAACGGCGTTTTTCCGAGCACCTTTCCCAGGGGCCGAAGGCGGCGAGATACCTGCGCGGGCGGCTGCCGCTCGAAATCGTCTATCGACGCGAAGTCGGCAACCGCTCCGAGGCGAGCAAGGAGGAGCTGCGGATCAAGCGCCTCGGGGCGAAGGCGAAGCATGCGCTGGTCAGCGCAGGGTGA
- a CDS encoding EamA family transporter: MLITWRCLIAAVAAFLWIAAMRNRRIWLGWRKVGKLLCIGAIIGLHWLCLFGAVKIANVSIALAGLATMSLFTAFAEPLFTRRRIRPFEVFIGLIVVVGVCLIAGVEQAHWLGLLIALLSALFAAIFLVLNGMLMVEGADPMVMVGWEMAASAAVCLAAVPIFDPAGLPALGVRDAWDWLWIGILAIICTVFAQDLTNRLLRSLSAYDINLVSNFEPVYGIIAAALIFNEHESLKPAFYLGALTIILANFLHPLLRKRFG; this comes from the coding sequence GTGCTCATCACCTGGCGTTGCCTGATCGCGGCGGTCGCCGCTTTCCTGTGGATCGCGGCCATGCGGAACCGCAGGATCTGGCTGGGCTGGCGGAAGGTGGGGAAACTGCTCTGCATCGGTGCGATCATCGGGCTGCACTGGCTATGCCTGTTCGGAGCGGTCAAGATCGCCAACGTTTCCATCGCGCTGGCCGGACTGGCCACCATGTCGCTGTTCACCGCCTTCGCGGAGCCGCTTTTCACCCGCCGCCGCATCCGACCCTTCGAGGTCTTCATCGGCCTGATCGTGGTGGTCGGGGTGTGCCTGATCGCAGGGGTGGAGCAAGCGCATTGGCTCGGCCTTCTCATCGCGCTGCTCAGCGCGCTGTTCGCGGCGATTTTCCTCGTCCTCAACGGCATGCTCATGGTCGAAGGCGCGGATCCCATGGTCATGGTCGGCTGGGAAATGGCCGCCTCCGCCGCCGTCTGCCTTGCCGCCGTCCCAATCTTCGATCCCGCAGGCCTGCCCGCGCTCGGTGTCCGCGATGCATGGGATTGGCTCTGGATCGGCATCCTCGCGATCATCTGCACCGTCTTCGCGCAGGATCTGACCAACCGCCTGCTGCGCTCCCTCTCCGCCTACGACATCAACCTCGTCTCGAACTTCGAGCCGGTGTACGGCATCATCGCCGCCGCCCTCATTTTCAACGAGCATGAGAGCCTCAAGCCCGCCTTCTACCTCGGCGCGCTGACCATCATCCTGGCGAATTTCCTCCACCCCCTCCTGCGGAAGCGTTTCGGGTGA